CCATCGAGGCGATGACCAATCCGCGCCTGCGCGACGAGATGGGCGACCTGCAGCTGGTGCCGGCCGAGCGTCGCATCAGTGGCCCCGGCACCACGCCGGTGATGGCGGCATTCACCCACCTCAACCCCGAAGGCAGCCGGTTCTCCGATGGCAGCTGGGGCGTGTTCTACGCCGCGCACAGCGTGGCAACGGCGGTGGAGGAAACGGTCTATCACCGCGAGCTCTTCCTTGCCGCCACGGCGGAACCGGCCTGCGATATCGAAATGCGCTGCTACAGCACCAGCATCCAGGCGAAGCTGCACGACCTGCGTGGCGGGTGGAAGGCCGAGCACGATGCGGATGACTATGCCGCCGGCGTCGCGCTGGCGCGCAAGCTGCGCAACGCGGGTTCCGATGGACTGGTCTACGACAGCGTGCGCCATGCCGGTGGCGAATGCGTGGCGGTGTTCTATCCCGACCGCGTGGCGCCCTGCGTGCAGGCACAGCACCTGATGTATCGCTGGGACGGCCAGCGCATCGCCCAGGTGCTGACCGTCGATGAGTGGAAGCGCGGCTAGCCGGTCCGCGCGCCGGGCATAAAAAAGGCCCTTCTTGCGAAGGGCCTCCGCGGCGTCCTTGCCGACAGGTCTCCCCTTGTCAGAAGCGATAGCCCACGCTGGCGCCGAACACGATGGGGTCGATCTTGGCGGTGCCTACCTTGGCGTTGTCGACTTTCACATCGCCCTCGATATAGGCCCAGCGCACGTCCACCGTGGCCAGCCACTTCTCGGAGATCTTCAGGTCGAAGCCCGCGCGCACTGCCGGGCCCCAGCTGTTGGCGATGCTGACGCTGCTGCCGTAGAGCGCGCCGGTGGCATGGGTACCGAAGAAGTTGGTGTAGTTGACGCCGGCGCCGAGGAAGGGCGACCAGGCTGCGCCAGGCATGAAGTGGTAGTTGATGCCGAAGGTCGGGGGGAGCTCCTTCGTGCGGGCCACCGTGCCCAGCCCGGCAAGGCTGATGTCATGCAGGAACGGCGTGGCGGCGAGTACATCCAGGCCCCAGTTCGGGGTGAACATGTACTCGAGGTCGATGGTGGGCCGGCCGCTGCTGCTCACGTCGGCGCGGGCACCGGCAAGCGTGCCGTTGTTGCTCTTGGGCGCCACG
The nucleotide sequence above comes from Dyella telluris. Encoded proteins:
- a CDS encoding RES family NAD+ phosphorylase → MADIPPLKRIRWSHAYRIVPSRFPPIGVFDRIAEPGDLEALYAIEAMTNPRLRDEMGDLQLVPAERRISGPGTTPVMAAFTHLNPEGSRFSDGSWGVFYAAHSVATAVEETVYHRELFLAATAEPACDIEMRCYSTSIQAKLHDLRGGWKAEHDADDYAAGVALARKLRNAGSDGLVYDSVRHAGGECVAVFYPDRVAPCVQAQHLMYRWDGQRIAQVLTVDEWKRG
- a CDS encoding OmpW/AlkL family protein, whose product is MKVLLPLVLAATFGAVAAPAAHADDNWVVRVGAAVVAPKSNNGTLAGARADVSSSGRPTIDLEYMFTPNWGLDVLAATPFLHDISLAGLGTVARTKELPPTFGINYHFMPGAAWSPFLGAGVNYTNFFGTHATGALYGSSVSIANSWGPAVRAGFDLKISEKWLATVDVRWAYIEGDVKVDNAKVGTAKIDPIVFGASVGYRF